In the genome of Pseudomonas bubulae, one region contains:
- a CDS encoding xanthine phosphoribosyltransferase, which translates to MEALHKKIREEGIVLSDQVLKVDAFLNHQIDPQLMKEIGDEFARLFKDSGITKIVTIEASGIAPAVMTGLNLGVPVIFARKHQSLTLTENLLSATVYSFTKQTESTVAISPRHLQSSDRVLVIDDFLANGKASQALISIIKQAGATVAGLGIVIEKSFQGGRAELDAQGYRVESLARVKSLAGGKVTFIE; encoded by the coding sequence TTGGAAGCACTGCACAAGAAAATTCGCGAAGAAGGCATCGTGCTTTCCGATCAGGTTTTGAAAGTCGACGCCTTTTTGAACCATCAGATCGATCCTCAGCTGATGAAGGAAATCGGCGACGAGTTCGCGCGTTTGTTCAAGGATTCGGGCATCACCAAGATCGTCACTATCGAAGCATCGGGTATCGCCCCTGCTGTGATGACTGGCTTGAACTTGGGTGTACCTGTGATTTTTGCGCGTAAGCACCAGTCCCTGACCCTGACTGAAAACCTGCTGTCGGCCACGGTGTATTCGTTCACCAAGCAGACTGAAAGCACCGTTGCGATTTCCCCGCGCCACCTGCAAAGCAGCGACCGCGTGCTGGTGATCGACGACTTCCTGGCCAATGGCAAGGCCTCGCAAGCGCTGATTTCGATCATCAAGCAAGCTGGCGCCACCGTGGCCGGTCTGGGCATCGTGATCGAGAAGTCGTTCCAGGGCGGCCGTGCCGAGCTGGATGCACAGGGCTACCGCGTTGAATCCCTGGCCCGGGTCAAATCCCTGGCGGGCGGTAAAGTGACCTTTATCGAGTAA
- the rep gene encoding DNA helicase Rep, translating to MSRLNPRQQEAVSYVGGPLLVLAGAGSGKTSVITRKIAHLIQNCGIRAQYIVAMTFTNKAAREMKERVGTLLKKGEGRGLTVCTFHNLGLNIIRKEHARLGYKPGFSIFDEADVKALMADIMQKEYSGDDGVDEIKNMIGSWKNDLILPPQALENARNPKEQTAAIVYTHYQRTLKAYNAVDFDDLILLPVKLFEEHADILEKWQNKVRYLLVDEYQDTNASQYLLVKYLIGKRNQFTVVGDDDQSIYAWRGARPENLMLLKDDYPSLKVVMLEQNYRSTSRILRCANILIANNPHEFEKQLWSEMGHGDEVRVIRCRNEDAEAERVAVEILTLHLRTDRPYSDFAILYRGNYQAKLIELKLQHHQIPYRLSGGNSFFGRQEVKDLMAYFRLIVNPDDDNAFLRVINVPRREIGSTTLEKLGNYATERKISMYAATDEIGLGEHLDARFTDRLVRFKRFMDRVREHCSGEDPIAALRSMIMDIDYENWLRTNSSSDKAADYRMSNVWFLVEALKNTLEKDEDGAMTIEEAIGKLVLRDMLERQQEEEDGAEGVQMMTLHASKGLEFPYVFIMGMEEEILPHRSSIEADTIEEERRLAYVGITRARETLAFTFAAKRKQYGEIIDCAPSRFLDELPPDDLAWEGNDDTPTEVKAVRGNTALADIRAMLKR from the coding sequence ATGTCCCGACTCAATCCCCGGCAGCAAGAAGCCGTGAGCTACGTCGGCGGCCCTCTATTGGTGCTCGCCGGCGCAGGCTCCGGCAAAACCAGCGTGATTACCCGCAAAATCGCGCACCTGATCCAGAACTGTGGCATCCGTGCCCAATACATCGTCGCCATGACCTTTACCAACAAAGCCGCCCGCGAGATGAAAGAGCGTGTCGGTACCCTGCTTAAAAAGGGTGAAGGCCGCGGCTTGACGGTGTGCACGTTCCACAACCTGGGCCTCAACATCATCCGCAAGGAGCACGCGCGGCTGGGCTATAAGCCCGGCTTCTCGATCTTTGACGAGGCTGACGTCAAGGCGCTGATGGCCGACATCATGCAAAAGGAATATTCGGGCGACGACGGGGTCGACGAAATCAAGAACATGATCGGCTCGTGGAAAAACGACCTGATCCTGCCGCCCCAGGCTCTGGAAAACGCGCGCAACCCCAAGGAGCAGACCGCAGCCATCGTCTACACCCACTACCAGCGCACGCTCAAGGCCTACAACGCGGTGGACTTTGACGACCTGATCCTGCTGCCGGTCAAGCTGTTCGAAGAACATGCCGACATTCTGGAAAAGTGGCAGAACAAGGTGCGTTACCTGCTGGTGGACGAATATCAGGACACCAACGCCAGTCAGTATCTGCTGGTTAAATACCTGATCGGCAAGCGCAACCAGTTCACCGTGGTAGGTGACGACGACCAGTCGATCTACGCCTGGCGCGGCGCTCGCCCGGAAAACCTGATGCTGCTCAAGGATGATTACCCGTCCTTGAAAGTGGTGATGCTGGAGCAAAACTACCGCTCCACCAGCCGTATTCTGCGCTGCGCCAATATCTTGATTGCCAACAACCCCCACGAGTTTGAAAAGCAGTTGTGGAGCGAGATGGGCCACGGCGACGAAGTGCGGGTGATCCGCTGCCGCAACGAAGACGCCGAAGCCGAGCGAGTGGCCGTCGAAATCCTCACCCTGCACCTGCGCACCGATCGACCGTACAGCGACTTCGCGATCCTGTACCGCGGGAACTATCAAGCCAAACTGATCGAATTGAAGCTGCAGCACCATCAGATCCCGTACCGTTTGTCGGGCGGCAACAGCTTCTTCGGACGTCAGGAAGTTAAAGACCTGATGGCTTACTTCCGCCTGATCGTAAACCCGGATGACGATAACGCCTTCCTGCGCGTAATCAACGTCCCACGTCGCGAGATCGGTTCGACTACCCTGGAAAAGCTGGGTAACTACGCGACCGAGCGAAAGATCTCGATGTATGCCGCCACCGATGAAATCGGCCTGGGCGAACATCTGGACGCACGCTTCACTGACCGCCTGGTACGTTTCAAGCGCTTTATGGACCGTGTACGTGAGCATTGCTCGGGCGAAGACCCGATTGCAGCGCTGCGCAGCATGATCATGGACATCGACTACGAAAACTGGCTGCGCACCAACAGCTCCAGCGACAAGGCGGCGGACTACCGCATGTCCAATGTCTGGTTTTTGGTCGAGGCGTTGAAAAACACCCTCGAAAAAGACGAAGACGGCGCCATGACCATCGAGGAAGCCATCGGCAAACTGGTGCTGCGCGACATGCTCGAGCGCCAACAGGAAGAGGAAGACGGTGCCGAAGGCGTGCAGATGATGACCTTGCACGCCTCCAAGGGTCTGGAATTTCCTTACGTGTTCATCATGGGCATGGAAGAAGAAATCCTCCCGCACCGCTCCAGCATTGAAGCAGACACCATTGAAGAAGAACGGCGCCTGGCCTATGTGGGCATTACCCGTGCCCGTGAGACGCTGGCATTCACCTTTGCCGCCAAGCGTAAACAGTACGGCGAGATCATTGACTGTGCGCCGAGCCGTTTCCTCGATGAGTTACCCCCGGACGATCTGGCCTGGGAAGGCAACGATGACACCCCCACCGAAGTTAAAGCGGTTCGCGGCAATACAGCACTGGCTGATATACGCGCGATGCTAAAACGCTAA
- a CDS encoding bifunctional diguanylate cyclase/phosphodiesterase, producing MSTPVEPLRLLLLAEEPSWAALLRECLAPMGSAAVLICAPSWESVSHLFENDRNALLLTTPALQPPAGRCRLPTVLLLDSEPDSAPAGVSDWLVGASLTGDVLRRCLRHVRERGLLEHTLQRLAEEDPLTGIANRQGFQTLLAVRLAESDGRGIALGHLDLDNFRHANDALGHQAGDRLILQVVARLKSQLEAGDQLARLGSDEFALLINTHRAPERAEWMAERITEVMAEPYWVDGESLLIGCSLGIAHARANAGADPLMWHAHIAMQQAKSTQGCTFHVFNERINRNARSLADLESELRRALRRDELELHYQPRLDLGTGQIVGLEALVRWRHAERGLLAPSEFVPLAEQSGLIVPLGYWVISRALRDMQALRERGLEPLHMAVNLSFRQFQDSQLLSTLSRLISERGVEAQWLEFELTETAVMRRSDLVKQTMDALGRLGVRFSLDDFGTGFSSFVHLNSLPITLLKIDKSFVGGMESREENRKLVHAMINLAHNLKLEVVAEGVETPEQLALLRDFGCDQVQGYFISKPLPLAELVEYLTFGAGQQVPIAL from the coding sequence TTGTCTACGCCTGTCGAACCCTTGCGTTTGCTGCTATTGGCCGAAGAGCCATCTTGGGCAGCGTTGTTGCGCGAGTGTCTGGCGCCAATGGGAAGTGCGGCCGTCCTGATATGCGCGCCGAGCTGGGAGTCTGTCAGCCATCTGTTCGAAAACGATCGCAATGCGCTGCTCCTGACGACCCCGGCCCTGCAGCCCCCAGCGGGCCGCTGCCGCCTGCCCACGGTTTTGCTGCTCGACAGCGAGCCTGATAGCGCTCCAGCGGGCGTCAGCGACTGGCTGGTCGGCGCCAGCCTGACGGGCGATGTACTGCGCCGCTGTCTGCGCCATGTGCGTGAACGCGGCCTGCTGGAACACACCTTGCAGCGCCTCGCCGAAGAGGATCCACTGACCGGCATTGCCAACAGGCAAGGCTTCCAGACCCTGCTGGCCGTGCGTCTGGCCGAAAGTGACGGCCGTGGCATTGCCTTGGGCCATCTGGACCTGGACAACTTTCGTCACGCCAACGATGCATTGGGCCATCAGGCTGGCGACCGCCTGATCCTGCAAGTAGTGGCGCGCCTCAAAAGCCAGCTTGAAGCGGGTGACCAACTGGCCCGTCTTGGCAGTGATGAATTCGCCCTGTTGATCAATACCCATCGCGCGCCCGAGCGTGCCGAATGGATGGCCGAGCGCATTACCGAGGTGATGGCCGAGCCCTACTGGGTCGACGGCGAAAGCCTGTTGATCGGCTGCAGCCTGGGTATTGCCCATGCCCGCGCCAACGCCGGGGCCGACCCGTTGATGTGGCACGCGCACATTGCCATGCAACAGGCCAAAAGCACCCAGGGCTGTACCTTCCACGTATTCAACGAGCGTATCAATCGCAATGCCCGCAGCCTGGCCGACCTCGAAAGCGAGTTGCGCCGGGCGTTGCGCCGTGACGAACTGGAACTGCATTACCAGCCGCGCCTGGATCTTGGCACGGGGCAGATCGTCGGGCTGGAAGCGCTGGTGCGCTGGCGCCATGCCGAGCGTGGCCTGTTGGCTCCGAGTGAGTTCGTGCCTTTGGCCGAGCAAAGCGGGCTGATTGTTCCGCTGGGGTACTGGGTTATCTCCCGTGCCCTGCGGGATATGCAGGCGTTGCGCGAACGCGGGCTTGAGCCGCTGCACATGGCGGTCAACCTGTCGTTTCGCCAGTTTCAGGACAGCCAGTTGCTTTCGACCCTCAGCCGCCTGATCAGCGAACGCGGCGTAGAAGCACAGTGGCTGGAGTTCGAGCTGACCGAAACGGCCGTGATGCGGCGCAGTGATCTGGTCAAACAGACCATGGATGCCCTGGGCCGACTGGGTGTGCGTTTTTCGCTGGATGATTTCGGTACGGGTTTTTCATCGTTTGTGCACCTCAATAGCCTGCCGATTACGCTGCTCAAGATCGACAAAAGCTTTGTGGGCGGCATGGAAAGCCGCGAAGAGAACCGCAAACTGGTCCACGCCATGATCAACCTGGCCCACAACCTGAAACTGGAAGTGGTTGCCGAAGGCGTCGAAACTCCCGAACAGCTTGCTCTTTTGCGTGATTTTGGCTGCGATCAGGTGCAGGGCTACTTCATCAGCAAGCCGCTGCCGCTGGCCGAACTGGTGGAGTATTTGACGTTTGGGGCCGGGCAGCAGGTGCCAATTGCGCTCTAG
- a CDS encoding NorM family multidrug efflux MATE transporter — MTKQHPARIELSAIMRLAGPLIASQLAHMLMVLTDTLMMARLSPEALAGGSLGAASYSFVSIFCIGVIAAVGTLVSIRQGAGDIEGATRLTQAGLWLAWALALGGAVMLWNIKPLLLLFGQTPTNVEAAGQFLLLLPFALPGYMTFMALRGFTSAMGRATPVMVISLIGTVANFVLNYALITGMFGLPKLGLMGIGLVTAIVATCMALGLAWHIHRHPAYNAYPISKGLSRINLTYLRELWRLGLPIGGTYAVEVGLFAFAALCMGTMGSTQLAAHQIALQIVSVAFMVPAGMSYAITMRIGQHYGGGDLQRARLAGRVGIGFGACVMLGFSVVFWFWPRDLVGLFLDYNDPAFRPVFELAVSLLAVAAWFELFDGAQTIAMGAIRGLKDAKTTFLVGLFCYWVIGAPMAWMLAFTFGWGPAGVWWGLATGLACAAISLTLAFEWKVRRMIKLERKAAKVAGVAV, encoded by the coding sequence ATGACCAAACAGCATCCTGCACGTATCGAACTCTCGGCCATTATGAGGTTGGCCGGGCCGCTGATCGCTTCGCAGCTGGCTCACATGCTGATGGTACTCACCGATACCCTGATGATGGCGCGCTTGAGCCCGGAGGCTCTGGCTGGCGGGAGCCTGGGAGCGGCCAGCTACTCGTTCGTGTCGATTTTCTGCATTGGCGTCATCGCTGCCGTGGGCACGCTGGTGTCGATTCGCCAGGGTGCAGGGGATATCGAAGGGGCGACCCGCCTGACTCAGGCCGGGTTGTGGCTCGCTTGGGCACTGGCGCTGGGCGGCGCGGTAATGCTGTGGAATATCAAACCGCTATTGTTGCTGTTTGGCCAGACGCCCACCAACGTTGAAGCGGCTGGCCAGTTTCTGCTGCTGCTACCGTTTGCCCTGCCCGGCTATATGACTTTTATGGCCCTGCGCGGCTTTACCAGTGCAATGGGCCGGGCCACACCGGTGATGGTGATCAGCCTGATCGGTACCGTGGCCAACTTTGTGCTCAATTACGCGCTGATTACCGGCATGTTCGGCCTGCCAAAACTGGGCTTGATGGGTATCGGCCTGGTCACGGCGATTGTGGCGACCTGCATGGCGCTGGGGTTGGCCTGGCATATCCATCGGCATCCGGCCTACAACGCGTACCCGATCAGCAAGGGCCTGTCGCGGATCAATCTGACATATTTGCGGGAACTGTGGCGGCTCGGCCTGCCGATTGGCGGGACCTATGCCGTGGAAGTCGGTTTGTTTGCCTTCGCAGCACTGTGCATGGGCACCATGGGCAGTACACAGCTGGCAGCGCACCAGATCGCACTGCAAATCGTATCGGTGGCATTTATGGTACCTGCAGGCATGTCGTATGCGATCACCATGCGTATTGGCCAGCACTATGGTGGTGGTGACTTGCAGCGGGCGCGGCTGGCAGGACGGGTCGGTATCGGTTTTGGTGCATGTGTGATGCTCGGGTTTTCCGTGGTGTTCTGGTTTTGGCCAAGGGATCTGGTGGGGTTGTTCCTCGATTACAATGACCCTGCATTCCGTCCGGTATTTGAGCTGGCCGTCAGCCTGCTGGCGGTAGCGGCATGGTTTGAGCTGTTTGATGGCGCACAAACCATCGCCATGGGCGCGATTCGCGGGCTCAAGGATGCCAAGACCACCTTTCTGGTGGGGCTGTTCTGCTATTGGGTGATTGGCGCGCCAATGGCCTGGATGCTGGCCTTTACCTTCGGTTGGGGCCCGGCAGGTGTCTGGTGGGGGCTGGCGACGGGCCTGGCCTGTGCAGCGATCAGCTTGACCCTGGCGTTCGAGTGGAAGGTACGGCGCATGATCAAGCTGGAGCGCAAGGCGGCCAAAGTGGCGGGCGTAGCTGTGTAG
- a CDS encoding LysR substrate-binding domain-containing protein, which translates to MARSLPPLYALRAFEAAARHSSFTRAGEELSITQSAVSRHIKTLEAHFACRLFQRSGRSLQLTEAARLLLPGVREGFAALERACTTLRAEDDILRMKAPSTLTMRWLLARLSRFRHLQSGNEVQLTSAWMDIDHVDFNHEPFDCAVLLSNGHFPPDWEATLLFPEMLIPVGAPAIQGDAPWDVTRLASTELLHPTPDRRDWRRWLDCMGLGGQVSLKGGQVFDTLELGMIAAARGYGISMGDLLMVAEDVAQGRLSLPFPAAVASGDNYYLVWPKTRPGGERLRRLSDFLQQEVAAMVLPTVEQLH; encoded by the coding sequence ATGGCTCGTAGCCTTCCTCCGCTTTACGCCTTGCGCGCCTTTGAGGCTGCAGCTCGCCATAGTTCATTCACCCGGGCGGGAGAAGAGCTGTCCATTACCCAGAGCGCTGTCAGTCGCCATATCAAAACCCTGGAAGCGCATTTCGCCTGCCGGTTATTTCAGCGCAGCGGGCGCAGCCTGCAACTCACCGAAGCCGCGCGCTTGCTGCTGCCGGGAGTGCGCGAAGGCTTTGCCGCTCTGGAACGCGCCTGTACTACCTTGCGCGCCGAAGATGACATCTTGCGCATGAAAGCCCCCTCGACCCTGACCATGCGCTGGTTATTGGCCCGCCTGAGCCGCTTTCGCCACTTGCAGAGCGGCAATGAGGTGCAACTGACCAGTGCCTGGATGGACATTGACCATGTGGATTTCAATCACGAGCCATTCGACTGTGCAGTGCTGTTGAGCAACGGCCACTTTCCGCCTGACTGGGAGGCCACGCTGCTGTTCCCGGAGATGCTGATCCCGGTCGGTGCGCCCGCCATTCAGGGCGACGCGCCATGGGACGTCACACGCCTGGCGAGCACTGAGCTGCTGCACCCTACGCCTGACCGCCGCGACTGGCGGCGTTGGCTCGACTGCATGGGCCTGGGCGGGCAAGTGTCACTCAAGGGCGGGCAAGTTTTCGACACCCTGGAGCTGGGCATGATTGCCGCCGCCCGGGGCTACGGCATTTCCATGGGGGATTTGTTGATGGTGGCCGAAGACGTTGCCCAGGGGCGCCTGAGCCTGCCGTTCCCTGCTGCCGTGGCCAGCGGCGATAATTACTATCTGGTTTGGCCCAAGACCCGTCCCGGGGGCGAGCGTTTGCGTCGGCTCAGCGACTTTTTGCAGCAGGAAGTCGCCGCCATGGTGTTGCCAACCGTTGAGCAGTTGCACTGA
- a CDS encoding YifB family Mg chelatase-like AAA ATPase, translating to MALAIVYSRAQVGVEAPAVTVEAHLANGLPALTLVGLPETAVKESKDRVRSAIINSTLDFPARRITLNLAPADLPKDGGRFDVAIALGILAASGQLPAVALEQVECLGELALSGAIRPVQGILPAALAARAAGRALVVPQANAEEACLACGLTVIAAEHLLQLVAHFAGREVIEPYIPSGLLHISKPYPDLSDVQGQLSAKRALLVAAAGSHNLLFTGPPGTGKTLLASRLPGLLPPLNEQEALEVAAIQSVASQVPLNCWPQRPFRQPHHSASGPALVGGGSKPRPGEITLAHHGVLFLDELPEFDRKVLEVLREPMESGFIVIARAKDRMRFPARFQLVAAMNPCPCGYLGEPTGRCRCTPEQIQRYRNKLSGPLLDRIDLHLTVARETTSLNPPLASGDTTANAAGLVAAARERQLQRQGCANAFLDLPGVRTQCRLSDMDNSWLEAACERMTLSLRAAHRLLKVARTLADLEQVHNIERKHLAEALQYRPFSG from the coding sequence ATGGCTCTGGCGATTGTTTACAGCCGCGCCCAGGTGGGCGTCGAGGCGCCTGCCGTTACGGTCGAGGCGCATCTGGCCAATGGGTTGCCTGCGTTGACGCTGGTTGGTTTGCCCGAAACAGCGGTCAAGGAAAGTAAAGACCGGGTACGCAGCGCAATCATCAACTCCACGCTGGATTTCCCGGCCCGGCGTATCACCCTCAACCTCGCGCCCGCCGACCTGCCCAAGGACGGCGGGCGTTTTGATGTGGCCATTGCCCTGGGCATTTTGGCGGCCAGCGGGCAACTGCCGGCCGTGGCGCTGGAGCAGGTGGAGTGTTTGGGCGAACTGGCGCTATCGGGCGCAATCAGGCCAGTGCAGGGCATATTGCCTGCCGCCCTGGCAGCAAGGGCCGCAGGCCGGGCGCTGGTGGTACCGCAGGCCAATGCCGAAGAAGCCTGCCTGGCCTGCGGGCTGACAGTAATTGCGGCCGAGCACTTGTTGCAGTTGGTGGCCCATTTCGCAGGTCGGGAGGTGATAGAGCCCTATATCCCCAGCGGCTTGCTGCATATCAGCAAACCCTACCCCGACCTGAGCGATGTCCAAGGGCAGCTTTCGGCCAAACGGGCATTGCTGGTCGCTGCTGCTGGCAGTCACAACCTGCTGTTTACCGGGCCGCCGGGCACGGGTAAAACCTTGCTGGCCAGCCGCCTGCCCGGCTTGTTGCCACCGCTCAATGAGCAAGAGGCGCTGGAAGTGGCCGCCATTCAGTCAGTGGCCAGCCAGGTGCCATTGAACTGCTGGCCACAGCGACCGTTTCGCCAACCTCATCATTCGGCCTCGGGGCCGGCGCTGGTGGGCGGCGGCTCCAAACCGCGGCCCGGGGAAATAACCCTGGCCCATCACGGCGTATTGTTTCTGGATGAGCTTCCCGAGTTTGATCGCAAGGTTCTGGAAGTCTTGCGGGAGCCCATGGAAAGCGGCTTTATCGTGATTGCACGGGCGAAAGATCGCATGCGTTTTCCGGCGCGCTTCCAACTGGTTGCGGCGATGAATCCCTGCCCCTGTGGATATCTTGGCGAACCCACTGGCCGCTGCCGCTGTACACCGGAGCAAATCCAGCGCTATCGCAACAAACTTTCCGGCCCATTGCTCGATCGCATCGACCTGCACCTGACCGTAGCCCGCGAGACCACCTCTCTCAACCCGCCGCTTGCCTCAGGTGACACCACGGCCAACGCCGCCGGGCTTGTGGCTGCGGCGCGTGAGCGCCAACTGCAACGTCAGGGCTGCGCCAATGCCTTTCTCGATCTGCCGGGAGTGCGAACCCAATGCCGCTTGAGCGATATGGATAACAGCTGGCTGGAGGCGGCTTGCGAGCGCATGACCTTGTCACTGCGAGCGGCACACCGACTGCTGAAAGTGGCAAGGACCCTGGCGGATCTGGAGCAGGTACACAATATAGAGCGCAAGCATCTCGCAGAGGCGTTGCAATATCGGCCATTCAGTGGCTGA
- a CDS encoding HigA family addiction module antitoxin, with protein sequence MIKNGMRPVHPGEVLKEEYLEPLSLSSAALARALGVSAPTVNDIVLQRRGVSADMALRLSICLATTPEFWLNLQTTYDLRTAEIDRGAAIREQVQPIHHCA encoded by the coding sequence ATGATCAAAAATGGCATGCGCCCGGTTCACCCGGGTGAAGTTCTCAAGGAAGAATACCTTGAGCCCCTGAGCCTCTCGTCTGCTGCTTTGGCCAGGGCGCTGGGGGTGTCCGCGCCGACGGTCAACGATATCGTGCTGCAGCGCCGTGGCGTCAGTGCCGATATGGCACTGCGCCTGTCAATTTGCCTGGCAACCACCCCGGAGTTCTGGCTTAACCTGCAAACCACTTACGACCTGCGCACAGCAGAAATCGACCGCGGTGCAGCGATTCGCGAACAGGTGCAACCCATTCACCACTGCGCCTGA
- a CDS encoding VOC family protein has protein sequence MLVMNPLVPEMIVSDLSRSLHFYCEVLGFKIEYQRPEHLFAFLSFHGSQLMLEQDDLEESSWRVGPLEQPFGRGMNLSIKCPAADCLIERLQAAGHTLRKPLEERWYRSNEVLFGECNFLVLDPDGYLLRFAEDLGTRALEQ, from the coding sequence ATGCTGGTGATGAACCCGCTAGTGCCCGAGATGATCGTCTCGGACCTTTCGCGCAGTCTGCATTTTTACTGTGAAGTGCTCGGTTTCAAGATCGAGTACCAACGGCCCGAGCATCTTTTTGCGTTTCTGTCATTCCATGGCAGCCAGTTGATGCTGGAACAGGACGACCTCGAAGAGTCTTCCTGGCGGGTCGGCCCGCTGGAGCAGCCGTTCGGCCGGGGCATGAACCTGTCGATCAAATGCCCGGCTGCCGATTGCCTGATCGAGCGCCTGCAAGCCGCTGGCCATACCCTGCGCAAACCCCTGGAAGAACGCTGGTACCGCAGCAATGAAGTGCTGTTTGGCGAGTGCAACTTTTTGGTGCTCGACCCCGATGGCTATTTGTTGCGCTTTGCCGAGGATCTGGGGACCCGAGCGCTGGAGCAGTGA
- a CDS encoding accessory factor UbiK family protein — MLAPKDFLDALGGHASRLFSGETALPRNEIESQFKALLQSGFSKLDLVSREEFDSQMVVLARTRARLESLEAKVAEMEARLLPPSE, encoded by the coding sequence ATGCTCGCGCCCAAAGATTTTCTCGACGCCCTTGGCGGCCATGCCTCCCGCTTGTTCAGTGGCGAAACCGCGCTGCCGCGCAATGAAATCGAAAGCCAGTTCAAAGCCTTGCTGCAAAGCGGTTTCAGCAAGCTTGATCTGGTGAGCCGCGAAGAGTTCGACAGCCAGATGGTGGTTTTGGCGCGCACCCGTGCTCGCCTCGAAAGCCTGGAGGCCAAAGTGGCCGAAATGGAAGCAAGGCTGTTGCCGCCGAGCGAATAA
- the glnK gene encoding P-II family nitrogen regulator has translation MKLVTAIIKPFKLDDVRESLSEIGVQGITVTEVKGFGRQKGHTELYRGAEYVVDFLPKVKIDVAIDDKDLDRVIEAITKAANTGKIGDGKIFVVNLEQAIRIRTGETDTDAI, from the coding sequence ATGAAGCTAGTCACCGCCATTATCAAGCCGTTCAAGTTGGATGACGTGCGCGAGTCGCTGTCTGAGATCGGCGTACAAGGCATTACCGTTACTGAGGTCAAAGGCTTCGGCCGTCAGAAGGGCCATACCGAGCTGTATCGCGGTGCGGAATATGTGGTCGATTTTCTGCCAAAGGTGAAGATTGATGTCGCCATTGACGACAAGGATCTTGATCGGGTTATCGAGGCGATCACCAAGGCTGCCAACACCGGCAAGATTGGTGACGGCAAGATTTTCGTAGTCAATCTGGAACAGGCTATTCGCATCCGTACCGGCGAAACCGATACCGACGCAATCTAA